A portion of the Glycine max cultivar Williams 82 chromosome 10, Glycine_max_v4.0, whole genome shotgun sequence genome contains these proteins:
- the LOC100810537 gene encoding uncharacterized protein, producing the protein MSKSNRSKEKHGKSNWLSEHNCDEESAARTRPFSFEEIMLRRRNKELLGNSPKEKELLENVKDPAHGCSSEKITDHFKSARIYKHDKSLSFGMEKHVSEELVKVTSRKKVESAIVKEDDLTEGKRRANHILETKSSAGLNNKARITKEKTEKEMSGYKKNERVHDSSEYRAGNKHSRDSVYKDSYVETNRPKSEREIKKKNHIGGDENHNMYVTEKRHDKDRDNRWKLKKRLSNDSEEVPEKKHYRESDKDKHAGGRAKYERETKRKYKNGDDETQDRNTSRKQDAVKHHNMHIYERKERRVKVKSHNEELTAKRRCSRSREREDRRSPSFSPREQKRTYQDGERKELSMHSLKDSSRTKNPDIDRNRVSTNGSSGHHHRHGVSTSGLGGYSPRKRKSEAAAKTPSPSKHSLEKKRAGWDLPPAGTNNPSAVVSSSFPVSNCAVLSNMHDVVSTSSLDLALVKPLPVSFPSDVSTGKNTNIDSVQLTQATRPIRRLYLENLPASASEKAVMDCFNNLLLSARVNHIQQAQPCICCILHKDKGQALVEFLTADDASAALSFDGSMLFGSIVKIRRPKDYIEVATGEPARSVDVAVSISDVVIDSPHKIFIGGISNHLSSEMLMEIAGVFGSLKAYHFETKVNNGPCAFLEYVDHSVTIKACAGLNGMKLGGEVLTVLQAMPDASPLENAGESLSYGVPEHAKPLLRKPTQVLEINNVFAADTILSLSDMAIEEILDDVRLECARFGTIKSINVVKHSSGENLATKLEECKVINKVDAKEVSQDTNCITNNTESSFSDKATYPDFEGTNGMEIHDNNEMEEVKVDEGSCVYVDKNAEVFDYKSCREHVDDSAVEDVGDKGIPCSIIQECPDQQDTPNDGPEFYDKMVANDIDVNIENNMESKDTVCAFQEGFSEWDISAELVSPQKSIDTEEDIYGHVFKPGSVLVEYGRAEACCSAAHSLHGRFFDGRIVTVGYVALSLYRSRFTK; encoded by the exons ATGAGCAAATCTAATCGTTCAAAGGAGAAGCATGGAAAAAGCAATTGGCTTTCTGAGCATAATTGTGATGAAGAGAGTGCAGCCCGTACAAGGCCATTTAGTTTTGAAGAGATTATgcttagaagaagaaacaaggaaCTGCTTGGAAactcaccaaaagaaaaagaactgcttgaaaatgtaaaagacccTGCACATGGATGTTCTTCAGAGAAAATTACTGATCATTTTAAGTCTGCCAGAATCTATAAACATGACAAAAGTTTATCCTTTGGCATGGAGAAACATGTTTCGGAGGAATTAGTGAAAGTAACATCTAGAAAGAAAGTTGAAAGCGCCATTGTAAAGGAAGATGATTTAACTGAAGGGAAAAGAAGGGCAAACCATATTTTGGAAACCAAATCAAGTGCTGGATTAAATAATAAAGCCAGGATAACCAAAGAAAAGACTGAAAAAGAGATGTctggttataaaaaaaatgagcgAGTTCATGATAGTTCCGAGTATAGAGCTGGAAATAAGCATTCAAGAGATTCAGTTTATAAGGATAGTTATGTGGAAACAAATAGACCAAAATCTGAAagggaaataaagaaaaagaaccaCATTGGAGGGGATGAGAATCATAATATGTATGTTACTGAAAAGAGGCATGACAAAGATAGAGATAATAGGTGGAAATTGAAAAAGCGGTTAAGCAATGACTCTGAAGAAGTACCTGAAAAGAAGCATTATAGAGAATCAGATAAGGATAAGCATGCAGGGGGTAGGGCAAAATATGAAAGGGAAAccaagagaaaatacaaaaatggtGATGATGAAACTCAAGACAGGAATACATCAAGAAAACAAGATGCTGTGAAACATCATAACATGCACATTTATGAGAGGAAAGAGAGACGGGTAAAGGTGAAGTCTCATAATGAAGAATTAACAGCAAAGAGGAGATGTTCAAGAAGTCGAGAGCGTGAGGATAGAAGGTCCCCTTCTTTTTCACCAAGGGAGCAAAAACGTACTTATCAAGATGGAGAGCGCAAAGAGTTGTCAATGCATTCCTTGAAAGATAGTTCTAGAACTAAGAACCCTGATATTGATAGAAATAGAGTATCAACTAATGGTTCAAGTGGTCACCATCATCGACATGGTGTCTCCACAAGTGGACTTGGTGGGTATTCTCCAAGGAAGAGGAAAAGTGAAGCCGCTGCCAAGACTCCTTCTCCATCTAAGCATTCTCTTGAGAAGAAACGTGCTGGATGGGATCTTCCCCCTGCAGGGACAAATAATCCTTCTGCTGTTGTTTCTTCAAGTTTTCCAGTATCAAATTGTGCTGTGTTGTCTAATATGCATGATGTGGTTTCAACTAGTTCTCTTGATCTAGCCCTTGTGAAGCCTCTGCCTGTGTCTTTTCCAAGTGATGTATCAACAGGGAAGAATACCAACATTGATTCTGTCCAATTGACACAAGCTACCCGGCCTATTAGAAGGCTTTATCTTGAGAATTTACCTGCTTCTGCTTCTGAGAAAGCTGTGATGGATTGTTTCAATAACCTCTTGCTCTCTGCCCGTGTAAATCATATCCAGCAAGCTCAACCATGCATCTGCTGCATT TTACATAAAGATAAGGGGCAAGCACTTGTAGAGTTCCTTACAGCTGATGATGCATCAGCTGCTCTTTCTTTTGATGGCAGTATGCTATTTGGCTCCATTGTGAAAATTAGACGTCCCAAAGACTACATTGAAGTTGCA ACTGGTGAACCAGCGAGATCAGTGGATGTTGCTGTCTCAATAAGTGATGTCGTAATTGATTCACCTCACAAG ATCTTCATTGGTGGAATTTCAAATCATCTTTCTTCAGAGATG CTTATGGAGATTGCTGGTGTGTTTGGATCTTTGAAGGCTTACCACTTTGAAACGAAGGTCAACAATGGACCATGTGCTTTTCTCGAG TACGTGGACCACTCTGTTACCATCAAAGCCTGTGCTGGTTTGAATGGTATGAAGCTGGGAGGGGAAGTATTAACAGTTCTTCAGGCTATGCCTGATGCATCACCCTTG GAAAATGCTGGTGAATCACTGTCTTATGGGGTTCCAGAGCATGCAAAACCACTGCTCAGAAAGCCAACACAAGTACTAGAGATTAATAATGTG TTTGCAGCAGACACTATTTTGTCTTTATCCGACATGGCCATTGAAGAAATTTTGGATGATGTACGGTTGGAATGTGCAAG ATTTGGGACTATTAAATCAATTAATGTAGTCAAGCATAGCAGTGGCGAGAATTTAGCAACCAAATTAGAAGAATGCAAAGTCATAAACAAAGTGGATGCTAAAGAAGTTTCTCAAGACACAAACTGTATTACTAATAATACAGAATCTAGTTTTTCTGACAAGGCTACTTACCCCGACTTTGAAGGAACAAATGGGATGGAAATCCATGATAACAATGAAATGGAAGAAGTTAAAGTTGACGAGGGTAGCTGTGTTTATGTTGATAAAAATGCTGAAGTTTTTGACTATAAATCATGTAGAGAACACGTGGATGATTCAGCAGTAGAAGATGTGGGGGATAAGGGCATACCTTGTAGTATCATTCAAGAATGTCCTGATCAACAAGATACACCCAATGATGGGCCAGAATTTTATGATAAGATGGTTGCTAACGATATTGATGtgaatattgaaaataatatggaATCTAAAGACACAGTTTGTGCATTTCAGGAAGGCTTTTCTGAATGGGATATCAGTGCAGAATTGGTTAGTCCCCAAAAGAGCATTGACACGGAAGAGGATATTTATGGTCATGTATTTAAACCAGGTTCTGTTCTTGTTGAGTATGGAAGAGCTGAAGCATGTTGTTCGGCAGCACATAGTTTGCACGGACGATTCTTTGATGGCAGAATTGTGACGGTGGGATATGTTGCTCTCAGCCTATACAGATCAAGATTTACAAAATGA